A genomic segment from Salvelinus alpinus chromosome 8, SLU_Salpinus.1, whole genome shotgun sequence encodes:
- the LOC139583181 gene encoding uncharacterized protein isoform X1 yields MVPFLSSGLFCLLLAAVGIQAQQKPSINDLNAECLGNVIRLSVAPLFKEVDAVFNDTQIINLTPGLATQCGFSFKFDPMGNAMFFASLQNCFSQNMDDKMFSLVMQFRLPGNHMTEDPVYRVGKTCSYTPWTSREILCDRNYMEVSVRRTLPDIQTVPEQPTGGPKARSGNFRRGAEAVASGYKMTAVVFSPSKKVMNVDEVQRKGYAIANTPTRLVLRSPHNAEETYLQNVAGVPMRVLSTSTFFEQKWLVTRVDATAVCPTPGAVAFTPEVITWYMPKHIDPLFSSDAFTMLEVYMGIDAKRLDTEEMAARNYSVLVTEAHIIVEIPVGAVGGYFKSHIQDDQYFVTYTIEPMLEFLWIEEVAHEDTGYKVLFPITTPPMARPPQVRNYTPLDTVPEQAVFVLELGTFNLDVELLNITFPTMVLTVAECNARGFNVQEQRSLDNTLKSFRMEVPFSDPVVFKERRAEQGVTTFTLQLIYGLVVFPEYAPFAHSAVVDAVLLDTVPPSVTGNCDQENFHITVDYRNQEPFFVVLVGKRLLNHELAQQYLTEGDADFTITLPFSSPDAVFESVHPSSVRSRLDVALLNPYNNMTIKYFSLACSFLKTLTECFSNGTMTALAVKVESAPSLNPGQLTLSDPACGPTYSDDRFAYFHFTVNSCGTTRKFINNVMLYENEISLPDEHEVKLNGTMSSEEEYQLKVSCYYVVNITRTLAFLTRPRDNERFAETGTGRQMVRMRLAQDASYNTFHQEEDYPMVRYLRQPLHFEVELTRSSDPKIALVLDHCWATLNEDRDSRPRWNLIINGCENPEDPYRVVFHPVVADARVHFPPHVKRFEVYMFSFVEDAVEPSGQVFVHCDVVICDASSPSGGPCSGQCVNQDNPKRGQRHVKDLFEERHFYISSGYILWV; encoded by the exons ATGGTTCCTTTCCTTAGCTCAGG GTTGTTTTGCCTGTTGTTGGCAGCTGTGGGCATACAAGCACAACAGAAACCTTCTATAA ATGACCTCAACGCTGAATGCCTTGGTAACGTTATTCGTTTGAGTGTCGCTCCTCTTTTTAAAGAGGTTGATGCTGTCTTCA ATGACACACAAATCATAAACCTGACGCCTGGCCTTGCTACTCAGTGTGGATTCAGCTTTAAATTTGACCCCATGGGGAATGCCATGTTTTTTGCTTCTCTTCAAAACTGCTTTTCCCAAAACATG GATGATAAGATGTTCAGCTTGGTCATGCAGTTCAGGCTGCCAGGAAACCACATGACTGAAGACCCTGTGTATAGAGTGGGCAAAACCTGTAGCTACACCCCCTGGACCTCCCGAGAGATTCTGTGCGACCGCAACTACATGGAG GTGTCGGTCAGAAGGACTCTTCCAGACATCCAAACCGTCCCTGAACAGCCCACTGGAGGCCCGAAAGCAAGGAGCGGCAACTTCCGGAGAGGAGCTGAG GCTGTTGCTTCAGGATACAAAATGACAGCAGTCGTCTTTAGTCCTAGCAAGAAGGTCATGAATGTGGATGAGGTCCAAAGAAAGGGCTATGCAATAGCCAACACTCCCACACGGCTGGTGTTAAGAAGCCCTCATAATGCAGAGGAGACATACCTCCAGAAT GTAGCTGGGGTTCCGATGCGGGTGCTCTCAACCTCAACCTTCTTTGAGCAGAAGTGGCTGGTTACTCGAGTAGATGCCACGGCTGTTTGTCCAACACCAG GGGCAGTGGCCTTTACTCCAGAAGTGATCACCTGGTACATGCCCAAGCACATAGACCCACTTTTCTCCTCTGATGCCTTCACCATGTTGGAGGTGTACATGGGAATTGACGCTAAGAGGCTGGACACTGAGGAAATGGCTGCCAGAAACTACTCGGTTTTAGTCACAGAGGCTCATATTATTGTTGAAATTCCGGTGGGGGCGGTTGGCGGCTATTTCAAG AGCCATATTCAGGATGACCAGTACTTTGTCACTTACACCATTGAGCCCATGCTTGAGTTTCTGTGGATCGAGGAGGTCGCACACGAGGACACCGGCTACAAAGTCCTCTTCCCTATCACAACACCGCCGATGGCCAGGCCTCCACAAGTTCGCAACT ACACGCCCTTAGACACAGTTCCTGAGCAGGCAGTGTTTGTGCTTGAGTTGGGGACCTTCAACCTTGATGTGGAGCTGCTGAACATCACCTTTCCCACCATGGTGCTAACTGTTGCAGAGTGCAACGCCAGAGGCTTCAATGTTCAGGAGCAGAGATCCCTGGACAACACCTTGAAGAGCTTCAGGATGGAGGTGCCCTTCTCAGACCCGGTGGTCTTTAAGGAG AGAAGGGCGGAACAAGGTGTCACAACCTTCACTCTTCAGCTGATCTACGGCCTGGTCGTCTTTCCAGAGTACGCTCCTTTCGCTCACTCTGCCGTTGTGGACGCTGTACTGCTGGACACTG TGCCACCCTCAGTCACTGGCAACTGTGATCAGGAGAACTTTCACATCACTGTGGACTACAGGAACCAAGAGCCCTTTTTCGTGGTCTTGGTTGGCAAGCGGCTGCTTAACCATGAGCTTGctcaacagtatttaacagaGGGCGACGCAGACTTCACCATCACGTTACCCTTCTCTTCGCCGGACGCAGTGTTTGAG TCGGTTCACCCGTCCTCTGTCAGGAGCAGACTGGATGTGGCTCTGTTGAATCCTTACAACAACATGACCATCAAATACTTTTCCCTGGCTTGCAGCTTCCTCAAAACGCTGACTG AGTGTTTCTCTAACGGAACGATGACTGCGCTGGCGGTCAAGGTGGAGTCTGCTCCCAGTCTGAACCCCGGTCAGCTGACCCTGAGCGACCCCGCCTGTGGTCCCACCTACAGCGACGATCGCTTCGCCTACTTCCACTTCACTGTCAACTCCTGTGGCACCACCAGGAAG TTTATCAACAATGTCATGCTGTATGAGAACGAAATCTCCTTGCCAGATGAACATGAGGTGAAGCTGAATGGCACGATGTCTTCAGAGGAGGAATATCA GTTAAAGGTTTCCTGCTACTATGTGGTCAACATCACTCGCACATTGGCCTTCCTCACCAGGCCGCGTGACAACGAGCGTTTTGCCGAGACTGGGACGGGTCGACAAATGGTCAGAATGAGACTCGCTCAGG ACGCCTCGTATAACACGTTCCACCAGGAGGAGGACTATCCAATGGTGAGGTACCTGAGACAGCCTCTGCACTTTGAGGTGGAGCTGACCAGGTCCTCTGACCCCAAGATAGCGCTGGTGCTTGACCACTGCTGGGCCACCCTCAATGAGGACCGTGACTCCCGACCCCGGTGGAATCTCATCATTAATGG TTGTGAGAACCCGGAGGATCCCTACCGTGTAGTCTTCCACCCGGTGGTAGCTGACGCCAGGGTCCACTTCCCCCCTCACGTCAAACGCTTTGAGGTCTATATGTTTTCCTTCGTCGAGGATGCGGTTGAGCCGAGTGGCCAG GTCTTTGTCCATTGTGATGTGGTCATCTGTGACGCCAGTAGTCCCTCTGGCGGCCCCTGTAGTGGACAATGTGTGAATCAGGACAACCCGAAAAGAG GTCAACGACATGTCAAAGACCTCTTTGAGGAGCGTCATTTCTATATTTCTTCTGGATACATTCTTTGGGTGTAA
- the LOC139583181 gene encoding uncharacterized protein isoform X2 yields the protein MLSSDDKMFSLVMQFRLPGNHMTEDPVYRVGKTCSYTPWTSREILCDRNYMEVSVRRTLPDIQTVPEQPTGGPKARSGNFRRGAEAVASGYKMTAVVFSPSKKVMNVDEVQRKGYAIANTPTRLVLRSPHNAEETYLQNVAGVPMRVLSTSTFFEQKWLVTRVDATAVCPTPGAVAFTPEVITWYMPKHIDPLFSSDAFTMLEVYMGIDAKRLDTEEMAARNYSVLVTEAHIIVEIPVGAVGGYFKSHIQDDQYFVTYTIEPMLEFLWIEEVAHEDTGYKVLFPITTPPMARPPQVRNYTPLDTVPEQAVFVLELGTFNLDVELLNITFPTMVLTVAECNARGFNVQEQRSLDNTLKSFRMEVPFSDPVVFKERRAEQGVTTFTLQLIYGLVVFPEYAPFAHSAVVDAVLLDTVPPSVTGNCDQENFHITVDYRNQEPFFVVLVGKRLLNHELAQQYLTEGDADFTITLPFSSPDAVFESVHPSSVRSRLDVALLNPYNNMTIKYFSLACSFLKTLTECFSNGTMTALAVKVESAPSLNPGQLTLSDPACGPTYSDDRFAYFHFTVNSCGTTRKFINNVMLYENEISLPDEHEVKLNGTMSSEEEYQLKVSCYYVVNITRTLAFLTRPRDNERFAETGTGRQMVRMRLAQDASYNTFHQEEDYPMVRYLRQPLHFEVELTRSSDPKIALVLDHCWATLNEDRDSRPRWNLIINGCENPEDPYRVVFHPVVADARVHFPPHVKRFEVYMFSFVEDAVEPSGQVFVHCDVVICDASSPSGGPCSGQCVNQDNPKRGQRHVKDLFEERHFYISSGYILWV from the exons ATGCTGTCTTCA GATGATAAGATGTTCAGCTTGGTCATGCAGTTCAGGCTGCCAGGAAACCACATGACTGAAGACCCTGTGTATAGAGTGGGCAAAACCTGTAGCTACACCCCCTGGACCTCCCGAGAGATTCTGTGCGACCGCAACTACATGGAG GTGTCGGTCAGAAGGACTCTTCCAGACATCCAAACCGTCCCTGAACAGCCCACTGGAGGCCCGAAAGCAAGGAGCGGCAACTTCCGGAGAGGAGCTGAG GCTGTTGCTTCAGGATACAAAATGACAGCAGTCGTCTTTAGTCCTAGCAAGAAGGTCATGAATGTGGATGAGGTCCAAAGAAAGGGCTATGCAATAGCCAACACTCCCACACGGCTGGTGTTAAGAAGCCCTCATAATGCAGAGGAGACATACCTCCAGAAT GTAGCTGGGGTTCCGATGCGGGTGCTCTCAACCTCAACCTTCTTTGAGCAGAAGTGGCTGGTTACTCGAGTAGATGCCACGGCTGTTTGTCCAACACCAG GGGCAGTGGCCTTTACTCCAGAAGTGATCACCTGGTACATGCCCAAGCACATAGACCCACTTTTCTCCTCTGATGCCTTCACCATGTTGGAGGTGTACATGGGAATTGACGCTAAGAGGCTGGACACTGAGGAAATGGCTGCCAGAAACTACTCGGTTTTAGTCACAGAGGCTCATATTATTGTTGAAATTCCGGTGGGGGCGGTTGGCGGCTATTTCAAG AGCCATATTCAGGATGACCAGTACTTTGTCACTTACACCATTGAGCCCATGCTTGAGTTTCTGTGGATCGAGGAGGTCGCACACGAGGACACCGGCTACAAAGTCCTCTTCCCTATCACAACACCGCCGATGGCCAGGCCTCCACAAGTTCGCAACT ACACGCCCTTAGACACAGTTCCTGAGCAGGCAGTGTTTGTGCTTGAGTTGGGGACCTTCAACCTTGATGTGGAGCTGCTGAACATCACCTTTCCCACCATGGTGCTAACTGTTGCAGAGTGCAACGCCAGAGGCTTCAATGTTCAGGAGCAGAGATCCCTGGACAACACCTTGAAGAGCTTCAGGATGGAGGTGCCCTTCTCAGACCCGGTGGTCTTTAAGGAG AGAAGGGCGGAACAAGGTGTCACAACCTTCACTCTTCAGCTGATCTACGGCCTGGTCGTCTTTCCAGAGTACGCTCCTTTCGCTCACTCTGCCGTTGTGGACGCTGTACTGCTGGACACTG TGCCACCCTCAGTCACTGGCAACTGTGATCAGGAGAACTTTCACATCACTGTGGACTACAGGAACCAAGAGCCCTTTTTCGTGGTCTTGGTTGGCAAGCGGCTGCTTAACCATGAGCTTGctcaacagtatttaacagaGGGCGACGCAGACTTCACCATCACGTTACCCTTCTCTTCGCCGGACGCAGTGTTTGAG TCGGTTCACCCGTCCTCTGTCAGGAGCAGACTGGATGTGGCTCTGTTGAATCCTTACAACAACATGACCATCAAATACTTTTCCCTGGCTTGCAGCTTCCTCAAAACGCTGACTG AGTGTTTCTCTAACGGAACGATGACTGCGCTGGCGGTCAAGGTGGAGTCTGCTCCCAGTCTGAACCCCGGTCAGCTGACCCTGAGCGACCCCGCCTGTGGTCCCACCTACAGCGACGATCGCTTCGCCTACTTCCACTTCACTGTCAACTCCTGTGGCACCACCAGGAAG TTTATCAACAATGTCATGCTGTATGAGAACGAAATCTCCTTGCCAGATGAACATGAGGTGAAGCTGAATGGCACGATGTCTTCAGAGGAGGAATATCA GTTAAAGGTTTCCTGCTACTATGTGGTCAACATCACTCGCACATTGGCCTTCCTCACCAGGCCGCGTGACAACGAGCGTTTTGCCGAGACTGGGACGGGTCGACAAATGGTCAGAATGAGACTCGCTCAGG ACGCCTCGTATAACACGTTCCACCAGGAGGAGGACTATCCAATGGTGAGGTACCTGAGACAGCCTCTGCACTTTGAGGTGGAGCTGACCAGGTCCTCTGACCCCAAGATAGCGCTGGTGCTTGACCACTGCTGGGCCACCCTCAATGAGGACCGTGACTCCCGACCCCGGTGGAATCTCATCATTAATGG TTGTGAGAACCCGGAGGATCCCTACCGTGTAGTCTTCCACCCGGTGGTAGCTGACGCCAGGGTCCACTTCCCCCCTCACGTCAAACGCTTTGAGGTCTATATGTTTTCCTTCGTCGAGGATGCGGTTGAGCCGAGTGGCCAG GTCTTTGTCCATTGTGATGTGGTCATCTGTGACGCCAGTAGTCCCTCTGGCGGCCCCTGTAGTGGACAATGTGTGAATCAGGACAACCCGAAAAGAG GTCAACGACATGTCAAAGACCTCTTTGAGGAGCGTCATTTCTATATTTCTTCTGGATACATTCTTTGGGTGTAA
- the LOC139583182 gene encoding uncharacterized protein: MTICSILYLQIITAVEVAVQREEILRASGLISSQREGILQTASVSAQREGILQTTSVPAQTEGILQTTSVPAQMEGILQTASVLAQTEGIIQTASVPAQREGILQTASVPAQPEAILQTASVPAQREGILSAASIIAQREEIFQASGLIPSQREGILPASSITAQKKKILRASGLIPAQKELILLKASVTAQRKGIVPMASVPAHREGIVPKASVSAEREGILQTASVPAQREGVLPAASITAQREDILRASGLIPAQREGILLTASVPVQREGILSAPSITAQREEILQTASVPAQREGVLQTASVPAQMEGILQTASVSAQREGIRSAATITAQREEILQTASVPAQREGVLPSASITAQREEILRASGLIPAQRERILQTSSVPAQREGILQTASVSVQREGIRPTTTVTVRKEKILRASGLIPEEREDILLTGSVPAKREGILPTTTVTVRKEKILRASGLIPAQRELILLKAIVPAHREWIVPKASVPAERVEIFLTTSVPVKNGHNHPQPPPIIPMVAPLCKWDGGACTPPVDFYSKRRDVRLRYVEHPAMMSITKPEHSEANPQCQTGSRPVAEPETPAVHNNSGGWLSWVFGSGRVNKKEVHLPEDKDRSIVWDPTLHRWVNKTEPKAESKCVPPPPPMGTYGYQGNTGSVPKGVNPYSMKAAVLWGSIYPTMHYNDGTNSKPPSHGPGLLPRQLSGLLPPSHFDLMAPMVVPPDTLPY; the protein is encoded by the exons ATGACTATATGCTCTATATTATACCTGCAGATCATCACAGCAGTCGAAGTCGCTgtgcagagggaggagatcctccgagcatcaggcctcatctcGTCACAGAGGGAGGGTatcctccaaacagccagtgtcTCTGCACAGAGGGAGGGTATCCTCCAAACAaccagtgtccctgcacagacGGAGGGTATCCTCCAAACAaccagtgtccctgcacagatGGAGGGTATTctccaaacagccagtgtccTTGCACAGACGGAGGGGATCAtccaaacagccagtgtccctgcacagagggaggggatcctccaaacagccagtgtccctgcacagccGGAGGCTATTctccaaacagccagtgtccctgcacagagggaggggattctcTCAGCAGCTAGCATCATTGCGCAGAGAGAGGAGATCTTCcaagcatcaggcctcatcccgtcACAGAGGGAAGggattcttccagcatcttctatCACTGCGCAGAAGAAGAAGATCCtcagagcatcaggcctcatccctgcaCAAAAGGAGTTGATCCTCCTGAAGGCCAGTGTCACTGCGCAGAGGAAGGGAATCGTCCCAATGGCCAGCGTCCCTGCGCACAGGGAGGGGATTGTCCCAAAGGCAAGTGTCTCTGCTgagagggaggggatcctccaaacagccagtgtccctgcacagagggagggggttCTGCCAGCAGCTAGCATCACCGCGCAGAGGGAGGACatcctccgagcatcaggcctcatccctgcacagagggaggggatcctcctaacagccagtgtccctgtacagagggaggggattctcTCAGCACCTAGCATCACTgcgcagagggaggagatcctccaaacagccagtgttcctgcacagagggagggggttctccaaacagccagtgtccctgcacagatGGAGGGTatcctccaaacagccagtgtctctgcacagagggaggggattcgCTCAGCAGCTACCATCACTGcacagagggaggagatcctccaaacagccagtgttcctgcacagagggagggggttCTCCCATCAGCTAGCATCACTGcacagagggaggagatcctccgagcatcaggcctcatccctgcacagagggagaGGATCCTCCAAACATCAagtgtccctgcacagagggaggggatcctccaaacagccagtgtcTCTGTACAGAGGGAGGGGATTCGTCCAACAACTACTGTCACTGTGCGAAAGGAGAAGATCCtcagagcatcaggcctcatccctgaAGAGAGGGAGGACATCCTCCTCACAGGCAGTGTCCCTGCAAAGAGGGAGGGGATTCTTCCAACAACTACTGTCACTGTGCGAAAGGAGAAGATCCtcagagcatcaggcctcatccctgcacagagggagtTGATCCTCCTGAAGGCCATCGTCCCTGCGCACAGGGAGTGGATCGTCCCAAAGGCTAGTGTCCCTGCAGAGAGGGTGGAGATCTTCCTCACAACCAGTGTCCCTGTGAAGAATGGACACAATCATCCACAACCACCTCCCATCATCCCCATGGTGGCACCACTGTGTAAATGGGATGGTGGAGCGTGTACTCCACCTGTGGATTTCTATTCCAAGAGAAGAG ATGTCCGACTTAGATATGTTGAGCATCCTGCTATGATGTCCATCACCAAGCCGGAACACTCCGAGGCCAACCCTCAGTGCCAGACTGGCAGCCGGCCGGTGGCTGAGCCCGAGACCCCTGCTGTTCACAATAACAGTGGAGGCTGGCTCAGCTGGGTCTTTGGGAGTGGAAGAGTTAATAAGAAGGAGGTTCATCTACCTGAGGACAAAGACAGATCT ATTGTCTGGGATCCAACTCTGCACAGATGGGTTAACAAAACTGAGCCCAAGGCTGAG AGCAAGTgtgtaccaccacctccaccgATGGGGACATATGGATATCAGGGGAACACTGGCAGTGTCCCCAAAGGAGTGAATCCTTACTCTATGAAAGCAG CAGTTCTATGGGGCAGCATATACCCTACAATGCATTACAATGATGGGACCAACTCAAAGCCTCCAAGCCATGGGCCTGGACTGCTTCCTAGACAGCTCTCTGGCTTGCTCCCTCCTTCACACTTTGACCTCATGGCACCAATGGTTGTGCCACCTGACACTCTACCCTACTGA